One Glycine max cultivar Williams 82 chromosome 3, Glycine_max_v4.0, whole genome shotgun sequence DNA window includes the following coding sequences:
- the LOC100780771 gene encoding alpha-L-arabinofuranosidase 1, with the protein MIFSKSCSFLGLYLVIVACLVLQCCAYANQTSTTLVVDASKSGRQIPDTLFGIFFEEINHAGAGGLWAELVNNRGFEAGGTQVPSNIAPWTIVGQESAILLQTELSSCFERNKVALRMDVLCDNCPSDGVGVSNPGFWGMNIVQGNKYKIVFFVRSEGPLYMTVSFRKTEGGGILASSNIDASESEVSKWKRIETTLVADTSSSNSSLYLTTTKKGVILLDQVSAMPLDTYKGHGFRGDLVNMLLELKPTFFRFPGGCFVEGQTLRNAFRWKDSVGPWEERPGHFGDVWSYWTDEGFGYFEGLQLAEDIGARPLWVFNNGISHTDQVDTSVITPFVKEALDGIEFARGEATSKWGSLRASMGHPKPFDLKYVAIGNEDCGKTNYQGNYLAFYEAIRHAYPDIQMISNCDASSKPLDHPADMYDYHTYPHEAIKMFNNAHVFDKTPRNGPKAFVSEYALIGDIQAKHGTLLGAVSEAGFLIGLERNSDHVIMASYAPLFVNANDRMWSPAAIVFNSNQVYGTPSYWVQFMFRESNGATFLKSQLQTPDPDSVAASAILWKNLQDKKTYLKIKVANVGSNQINFKISLNGFESSNATKATKTVLTSKNALDENSLANPTNIVPKRSPLQSANNEINDILPPVSLTVFDLLKNE; encoded by the exons ATGATTTTCTCAAAGTCTTGTAGTTTTCTTGGGCTCTACCTCGTTATAGTGGCTTGTCTTGTTTTACAGTGCTGTGCCTATGCAAACCAGACTTCAACAACTCTGGTTGTAGATGCTTCTAAATCTGGAAGGCAAATTCCTGACACACTTTTCGGAATATTCTTTGAG GAGATCAACCATGCCGGTGCTGGTGGATTGTGGGCAGAGCTTGTTAACAACAGAG GTTTTGAAGCTGGGGGCACACAAGTTCCATCAAATATTGCACCTTGGACTATAGTAGGACAAGAATCAGCTATTTTACTACAAACTGAGCTTAGTTCTTGCTTCGAACGCAACAAGGTAGCATTAAGAATGGATGTGCTGTGTGACAATTGCCCTTCTGATGGTGTTGGTGTCTCTAACCCGGGTTTTTGGGGCATG AACATTGTGCAAgggaataaatacaaaattgtctTCTTTGTTAGATCAGAAGGACCACTTTATATGACGGTATCATTCAGAAAAACTGAAGGTGGAGGGATATTGGCTTCAAGCAATATCGA TGCTTCTGAATCAGAAGTTTCAAAATGGAAAAGGATAGAGACTACATTGGTAGCTGATACATCAAGTTCCAATTCATCTTTGTATTTAACAACAACCAAAAAAGGGGTGATATTGCTGGACCAAGTGTCTGCTATGCCTTTGGACACATATAAG GGACATGGTTTTCGAGGTGACTTAGTTAACATGTTATTAGAGTTGAAACCAACCTTTTTCAGATTTCCAG GTGGCTGTTTTGTTGAAGGACAAACATTAAGAAATGCATTTCGGTGGAAAGATAGTGTTGGACCCTGGGAAGAGAGACCTGGTCACTTTGGTGATGTTTGGAGTTATTGGACAGATGAAGGATTTGGTTATTTTGAGGGTCTTCAA cTAGCAGAGGACATTGGTGCAAGGCCATTGTGGGTATTTAACAACG GCATCAGCCATACTGATCAAGTAGATACAAGCGTCATCACACCTTTTGTgaaa GAAGCCCTTGATGGTATTGAGTTTGCCAGAGGTGAGGCTACTTCAAAATGGGGTTCCCTTAGAGCATCTATGGGGCACCCAAAGCCTTTTGACCTAAAATATGTTGCTATTGGAAATGAAGATTGTGGGAAGACAAACTACCAAG gAAACTACCTAGCTTTCTACGAGGCAATACGACATGCTTATCCGGATATTCAAATGATTTCAAATTGTGATGCTTCGTCTAAACCGTTAGATCACCCAGCTGATATGTATGATTATCAC ACTTATCCTCATGAAGctataaaaatgtttaataacGCTCATGTGTTTGATAAGACACCACGAAACGGTCCAAAG GCTTTTGTGAGTGAATATGCTCTAATTGGAGACATACAAGCTAAGCATGGAACCCTTTTGGGAGCTGTGTCCGAAGCTGGATTCCTTATTGGATTAGAAAGAAACAG TGATCATGTGATAATGGCTAGCTATGCGCCACTTTTTGTAAATGCAAATGACAGGAT gtGGAGCCCAGCTGCAATTGTTTTTAATTCCAATCAGGTTTATGGAACTCCCAGCTATTGGGTGCAGTTTATGTTTAGAGAGTCAAATGGAGCAACATTTTTAAAATCACAACTTCAAACGCCTGACCCTGATTCAGTTGCTGCATCTGCAATTCTTTGGAAAAATCTCCAAGATAAAAAAacttacttaaaaataaag GTTGCAAACGTGGGGAGCAACCAAATAAATTTCAAGATTTCTCTAAACGGATTTGAGAGCTCAAATGCAACTAAGGCAACAAAGACAGTGCTCACATCTAAGAATGCATTAGATGAGAATAGCCTCGCAAACCCAACAAAT ATAGTACCAAAGCGAAGTCCACTTCAGAGTGCTAACAACGAGATAAATGACATACTTCCTCCAGTTTCATTGACGgtatttgatttattaaaaaatgaatga